A stretch of DNA from Lycium ferocissimum isolate CSIRO_LF1 chromosome 4, AGI_CSIRO_Lferr_CH_V1, whole genome shotgun sequence:
tgtttatatgttatttctgGTTCAATACGgaaaaaaaacctaaaaataACAAGTTCccaaacttacttcggagcactttacaaccccctgaaacgacgatccaaacatatatgtatacctgatgtaatgagccgacactattgtacgctaaaaaatatattaagttctatataaaatacttatattccgacgttttgaaacgtgactaatcttcggtcaaagtacgaaaaaaaacttaaagataacaactaagtttccaaacttacttaGAAGACTTTACaaccctaaaacgacgatccaaacatatatgtatacttgatgtaatgaaatacattattgtacgctaaaaaatattaagttctatataaaatatttatattatacgttttgaaacgtgactaatttttggtcaaagtacgacaaaaaacttaaagataacaaatgtccaaacttacttcggagcactttacaacccctaaaacgacgatccaaacatatatgtatacgatgTAATGGCTTCATTATTGTATGcgaagttctatataaaatatttatattacaGAGTTTAGAAACGTGACTAATTttcggtcaaagtacgaaaaaaacttaattttgagtgattttcaaaaaacaaagtggatttgatattttgcaaaatatgtGCGTAAAAGAACTTAAGTGGaaatgtacactttggtccttttatGCACATATTCTGTGCGTAAAgcctattttgattttttttttcaatggattattttgattttaaaaatttatttttaaatataaaagtcTTGGGCTCGTAATATAAGGGGATAGCTTGCACTTTATTCTGCTCAAATTCGGTACTTTATTGTTGCTAAAAACGAGGCTTTGTTActttctctttttaatttcttctctATCTTTTGGTGTGTTCTGCTAAACTTAAAGTGGTTGTTGTCTCTCCTTGATCTTTGTGTTGTCTTACTCTTCTTGGTCTTTGTGTTGTCCTTTTCTTCTCCTATATACTGTGTACGTGTGTAAATACCATAAGGCATATATCTGATTAGTGAATTtaccaaaaaagaaacaatCTTGTCGTGTAATAGAGATACCCAAACAGCTGGAAAACTGGAATCTTGTTTGGTCATTCTAAAGTTGCTGCTATCTTTTTTATGTTATTTGGTTCATTTACAATACAACAGTTCATCAGAAAATTGAAGTAGCAAGAAGAAGCTGAAGACTTTctagattttaattttattgggGTGACCTTGAATATAATTCAGAATTTGTTAGAGGTGCATGAAGGATAAGTGATGCAATGAGGGATGAGTATTCCAAGAAAAGCAAGGTGAATAGTGAATACCCCTTTTCTCCTTTTGCTTTCATTTCTTGAAAAATGCAATTTTGGTGTTTTGAATTTATGTAACTCAATTATTAGTTTGCTGACATTTTCCACTTTGATTGTTGAAGTTGTCCTGGTCAAGAAAGTTGGTTAGGAAATGGTTTAAGGGCAAAACTGAGGAATTCCAATCTGATGAATTTGTCTGTGGAGGTTAGCATCTAATTATACTCCTTGTTTGTTTCCCCTTTTATTCttgtttgtttatttgtttgtttgggGAGTGAAGGAATCCAGATTCTCATATTTTGTCTAGCACATGTTTATGGTGATTAGTGAAGGTTTTGTCTCATAATATGAAATTCAAGGGTTATGATAAAATTCCTAGAAattattgaaattgtatttATTCACTAATCTTTACCTCCAGCAGAAATTGATGGCTCTCTCTCCTAAAGATAAAGTTAGACACAATCATTCCTAATTTTGTAATTTGTAAAAATTGTGGGAGTTATGATTGTTTTTTACCAATTTCACTAACTCTTTAACAGGGAACTAATGTTGATCTTCCCTTCTTTAGGAGATTATGAGTGGAGTACAAGCATATCTGAGCGGGAGCATTGCACTATCAAGAAGAGTAAAACAGGTTAGTTGCACGGTTAATATTCTAAATCCTTATAGTACCTATATCATATTTAAGAAACTCTTATGGAGTGCCTTAAGTTAATTCTAGTCTCTCTGCCCTCTCAAATGAGCAGAAAAATCAATCAGGGGTATGGAGCATCTCCCACGGGAGAGTGTTGATCTTGATCGCCCTAAGATTATAAATGTACAAAATTATAGGTTTGCCTTCTTGATAAATCCAGTAGATattgtttctttttcctttataGTCATAGTCACAACTCCACAACATGAgtgtttttcacttttatttcttATTGCCTCAGACTCTTTGTATCTACATGGAATCTGGGTGGAGAATCACCACCGAACAATTTAAATCTAGATGAATGGCTTCATTCTTCGCCCCCTGCAGACATTTATGTGCTCGGGTATGAGCTCTAAGATTTGAATCTCATCTATTCTTTTACAAATATTGTCATTTATCACAGTTGACTGAACCATTATTCATTGTTACATTTTCAGATTTCAGGAAATAGTTCCATTAAATGCAGGTAATATTCTGGGAGCCGAAGACAATGGCCCTGCCAAAAAGTGGATTGCTTTGATTGGGGAGACATTAAATAACGGTCCTGGCACTAGTGGAGGTAATGGTTGCTACACTTGTTCGCCTGTTGTTCCAGATCCAATTGCCGAGTGGAATGCTGACTTTGAGGGTTCAAGTAGATATAAGTCATCGTCCATCTCTCATCGTCGGTCATTCCAGACACCTCAGTGCAGGACCATGGAAAATGATCCATCCATCTCGCAACCTCGCCTGGATGGACGATACAGTGTTTGTGATCGATTAATTTTTGGACATAGGTCTAGTGATTTTGATCCTAATAGGGAGCTGAGGCCAAGTGACTATACCTCTTTTCACAGGCCAAGTGATTATTCATCGGGTCATAGGCTTAGTGACTATTCCTGTGGACAAAGGCCAAGTGATTTCTCCAGATGGGGCTCGTTAGATGATGATTATGGACCTGAGGATTCACCTACCGTTTTGTTTTCACCCGTCACAAATGGAGAAGACGGTTACAGATTGCCCAGAAATTCAACGTACTCTTTAGCAGCAAGTAAACAAATGGTTGGCATTTTTCTTACCGTATGGGTGCGGAGTGATTTGAGGGAACATGTTCGAAATTTGAAAATATCATGTGTTGGCAGAGGGTTGATGGGGTACCTTAGGAATAAGGTAATTTTGAgggattttttcatttttggcccgtcAGTCTAAATTAATTACGggcgctagccaaaatatacaagatctatacactgattatgtatatcatatgtatatttcttgtatataatatgtatattatatgtttattcatacttaatatacaaaacctatacatttgctggctattGTTCTTTTAAGCagtccaaaaatgtaattatccctAATTCTGAGTGGACAAGCACTTGGTTATTTTTTGGCTGATTTGGGAGATATCCGCATATTGACTTAGAAGAGAAAAACTTGGCATAATGTACAACCCCATGCTTGGTTTTGCAGGGATCTATCTCAATCAGTATGCAGTTGCATCAAACAAGTTTTTGCTTTGTCTGCACTCACTTAACCTCTGGTCAGAAAGAGGGTGATGAGTTGCGCAGAAACTCTGATGTCATGGACATCCTAAAGAAAACAAGATTTCCACAAGTTAGTGGTGTCAGTGAAGAGAAGTCACCAGAAACTATTCTTGAGCACGAGTAAGATGGCTGACTGTTTACTTTCTGGAATAACTGTTTCgtgaaaataattgaaaaatgaaaatgatggaaagACTTGAGTTTAATATAGTTGTTTCCATGTAAAACCATGATCACGTCATGTTAAATTTGTTTCGTCTGAGATATCCATTTTCTGATGATTACCCAATTCTCTTCAGCCGAGTTATTTGGCTTGGGGATCTGAACTATCGGATTGCACTCTCTTATCGTTCTGCAAAAGCACTTGTTGAGATGCAAAACTGGAGAGCATTGTTGGGAAATGACCAGGTCTCCCTGCAATCTTGTGTTTTTTTCCCACATCCATCCTGGAATTTATTTCAGTTTGATAATGTCATAGGACAATAATCAACTGATCTTGTTTTCTGTTTCCTTGACAGCTGAGGATAGAACAGAGACGTGGTCGAGTTTTTGTGGGAtggaaagaaggaaagataTATTTCCCACCAACATATAAATATTCTAGGAATTCAGATAGGTATTCTGTTGATGACATGCAACCAAAGGACAAGCGCCGAACGCCTGCATGGTAAGGATTTTTCTTTGACTATCAAAAAGAATACTTATTCTCAATCTAAAATCACTACACAGGTTGTTACAATATCTACTGGAGGATTATCTACAAGTCTAGAACTAATTTTTGCAATCTCCATCTGAAGGTGTGATCGAATTTTGTGGCACGGAGGGGGTCTCCAACAGTTGTCTTATGTCCGCGGGGAATCTAGATTTTCAGATCATAGACCTGTTTTCAGTGTGTTTTTGGCCGAAGTTGAGTCAGTACGCAGTAGATCGAGGAACATGAGTTGTTCAAGCTCAAGAATTGCGGTGGAGGAGCTCTTGCCCTACTCACATGGTTATACCGAACTCTGCTTCTTTTGAAGTACAAGTGAGGACATAAAGCCTCAGTGTTCGGCGTTGCtccctatttttgtctaggtaCACTTTATCTTTTGACTTCTTTATTTATGTgaatcttattattttttattttttttatatctacATGGGATGCTTTATTTGAGAATACAATTTGGTTTCATCTTAATTAAACTAGGACCATTAGTGGTTCAAAAGTGGTTTTTGCCATGTTTCTAGTAGTGTTTTTGGTTGTCATCGTTAGTTTTTAAGTCTATTCTGTTAGTTGGATCAAAGGTGCCCCTTTAGCAAATTTAAGGGCTGAAGATGCTCAAGGTTATATTTGAAGGACCAAAATAGGCCTACTCCCATAGGTTATATAAGGTACACTTTTGGCTAAAAACTGTCTTAATTAAACTAGAACATGAAGTGCCCAATGAAGGAAGAAagctcttctcttttctttttcccccaaaatttcTTAATTGGTCTTACTCAAATTCTGGTAAAGTTGATACCGACAATATCTACCATTTACAGGCATGAAATTGGTTTGGTACACGAGATTCTTAGTAAGGTTGCTCTTCAATAGAAGATTCATCTGTTGTACCGGGCATATGATTTGAACCTGTTCGTGATACTACTATTTCTCAAGTCTCCTTAACCTTGTGCCTTGATCTCCAGAGTACTTGTAACCTTTAAATGTTCATCTAGGCATATTAGTGAATGGTACTTATCTCATCTCCCTTTCGCTCTCCAAATTCAGGCAGGTGTTGCTTTGGAAAAACCCAACCACATAGGGTGACAGGGGACTCTCCATATCCCACTAATTGAAAAAGGTTATTCCTTCTCTTTGACCTTTTCTTGGTTATACTGCTGatgtttcttttaatttctaattCTGCATCATCTTAAATTTGATCAGGTGGTAGATACCCAAATTTATTATCGCTAGCTTACTTTGAGATAGACTGAACTGCAAACTATTTTCCTAGTAAGTTAACATTGCATTAGGAGCAAAATAATGATCGTTCATTGATGTCATCTTTCCTCCAGTGTGTTAGGTAATTATGATGTACTAAAGTGTTATTTGGAAAGGTAAGTTGTCTGCCGGTTAATAACTGTCAACTTTATTACAGAACCTTGGAGCTTGGTGGCGTTTGATAACTCAGTTATGGAAGGATCCTTTGATCAAGTTTTTGAAGATCATCAAGAAGGTGAAGTTTACTAAAGACAAATGTCTTTGGAACCCTTTTCTTTGATTACTGAAGATTTGGGTAAAGATTTCCCCTTAAGAATTGTCTGGATTGGGAGTACTACTGCTAATTTTTAATCCAGAAGCTGAAGTTAATTCCCCGAGACGATACTAATCCAGTGCTTcttttttggtaaattttaaCAAGACTCGAGCTACGGTAAAAGGACTGCCAAGTGGGAAAATGATAATTCTATTTCaagatttctatttttttaggCAGAGAAGTCGATGACATGAAGAGAATGAGACATGGTGGAAAGTTATCATGTTTGAACATCTGGTGTGCACTCTATTACAAACTTAAGAGGAACACATATATATTCAAAGGAATTATGATCTCCTCCGTTTCCATCCCACTGCATTATACTGTTGCatgttttttttgtgttttctcaTCCATAGAGGTTAAAGACATAGCATTTAACAAGTAATAGACAGATTTACAGCAATTGGAGGTAAAGTGATTTGTGAAGGATCCATGATTCAGAATTTAGAAGTACTTTGCTTTTGGAAGATTGCTTTTATTTCTCCTCTAAAATTTGCACTAGCATCTTTGTCCATTGTTAGCTGTTTAAGAAACAAAATGGTGAAACTTGAAACTGCATTGTCTCAGGtatttaaataagaaaaagagctgctatttatactaaagggcagcccggtgcactaagcttcTGCTACGCGTGGGGTTCGGaaaagggccggaccacaagggtctattgtacgtaGTCTTACCCTGCATTTCTACGAGAGGGTGTTTCCACGACTCGAACTTTGACCTCACCTGGTCACGTATGGTAGCTTTCTTACTGGATGCGCCAAGGCTCTCCTTCAAAGTCTAATTTATAAACTAATAATCAATCAAATGACGAATATGCAAAATTGTTGAAGCTGCACATTCTCTGAGCTATATACATGGTCGCAAACTACAGATTTTCACATAGAAGCATCAGTTGTTGCTGCAACGTCGAACTTGAGGAGCTGAATCGCTAGAGAGAGATTAGAGTAGAATTTCAAACGAAAGAACTCCAAAAGCGAAGGCAGCTCTCTGTTCAGAATAGCTTTTTTATTACCTATCAAAAGGATCACGAATGAGGCAATTGA
This window harbors:
- the LOC132051802 gene encoding type IV inositol polyphosphate 5-phosphatase 7-like, with translation MRDEYSKKSKLSWSRKLVRKWFKGKTEEFQSDEFVCGGDYEWSTSISEREHCTIKKSKTEKSIRGMEHLPRESVDLDRPKIINVQNYRLFVSTWNLGGESPPNNLNLDEWLHSSPPADIYVLGFQEIVPLNAGNILGAEDNGPAKKWIALIGETLNNGPGTSGGNGCYTCSPVVPDPIAEWNADFEGSSRYKSSSISHRRSFQTPQCRTMENDPSISQPRLDGRYSVCDRLIFGHRSSDFDPNRELRPSDYTSFHRPSDYSSGHRLSDYSCGQRPSDFSRWGSLDDDYGPEDSPTVLFSPVTNGEDGYRLPRNSTYSLAASKQMVGIFLTVWVRSDLREHVRNLKISCVGRGLMGYLRNKGSISISMQLHQTSFCFVCTHLTSGQKEGDELRRNSDVMDILKKTRFPQVSGVSEEKSPETILEHDRVIWLGDLNYRIALSYRSAKALVEMQNWRALLGNDQLRIEQRRGRVFVGWKEGKIYFPPTYKYSRNSDRYSVDDMQPKDKRRTPAWCDRILWHGGGLQQLSYVRGESRFSDHRPVFSVFLAEVESVRSRSRNMSCSSSRIAVEELLPYSHGYTELCFF